In a single window of the Mucilaginibacter defluvii genome:
- a CDS encoding NADH-quinone oxidoreductase subunit J — translation MSTFYFIAFLSIFFAILVITARNPVHSILYLVLTFFTFTVHYILLNAQFLAIVNFIVYMGAILVLFLYTLMLMNLNKDNEPMKSNIVKIAAVFGGGCLLVTVVASLKTMAVSQPVVLQNPDLGLVKNLGKVLFNEFLLPFEVSSLLLLSAMVGAVLLATKDKQPKTI, via the coding sequence ATGAGTACATTTTACTTCATCGCATTCCTGTCCATATTTTTTGCGATACTGGTTATTACAGCACGTAACCCCGTGCACAGTATATTATACCTGGTATTAACCTTTTTTACGTTCACTGTACATTACATTTTGTTGAACGCGCAATTTTTGGCCATTGTGAATTTTATTGTTTACATGGGGGCCATACTGGTACTTTTCCTGTACACGCTCATGCTCATGAACCTGAACAAGGATAATGAGCCCATGAAATCAAACATCGTAAAAATAGCGGCCGTGTTTGGCGGCGGCTGCCTGCTGGTAACCGTTGTGGCATCGCTAAAAACAATGGCGGTGTCTCAGCCGGTAGTACTGCAAAACCCTGACCTCGGTTTGGTAAAAAACCTGGGCAAGGTGCTGTTTAATGAGTTTTTATTGCCGTTCGAGGTATCGTCGCTACTGCTGCTGTCAGCAATGGTGGGCGCTGTTCTGTTGGCAACCAAGGATAAACAACCTAAAACAATCTGA
- a CDS encoding NADH-quinone oxidoreductase subunit M: MTVSILLFLPVIAAVITAFIKNGAAKHVALFFAVAELAVALLLLTRFVPDASVQFSVSYPWLPKFGIYFTAGIDGISMIMVLLTTVLVPLIILTTYQHQYKNAGAFYALILFMQAGMLTVFTALNGFLFYVGWEAALIPIYFICGLWGGENRIRITIKFFIYTFAGSLFMLLGLIYLYMHSPAKTYELSNLTSMGLTNLQQAWLFWAFFIAFAIKMPVFPFHTWQPDTYTVSPSAGTMLLSGIMLKMGIYGVIRWLLPNVPVGFLIWQNIVIILAVIGIVYASLIAFNQKDGKRLVAYSSIAHVGLIAAGIFAYNTQGMQGALIQMINHGVNVVGLFFVWDIISRRLNTRDISLMGGIAKVAPQFAIAFLIITLGTVALPLTNGFIGEFLLLKAVFNYNIWIAAVAGLTIIFGAVYMLRMYKQVMHGETNELTALFTDITGTEKLVLGIICTLIIVLGVYPQPLLHISEAAVNTLLADISQKVSAMTSK; this comes from the coding sequence ATGACGGTTAGTATTCTACTTTTTTTACCTGTAATTGCCGCTGTAATTACCGCCTTTATTAAAAATGGCGCGGCCAAGCATGTGGCGTTATTTTTTGCTGTTGCCGAGCTGGCTGTAGCGTTATTGCTTTTAACCCGTTTTGTGCCTGATGCTTCTGTACAGTTCAGCGTTAGCTATCCCTGGTTACCTAAATTTGGTATTTATTTTACGGCAGGTATTGATGGCATTAGCATGATTATGGTGTTACTCACCACCGTACTTGTTCCGCTTATTATACTCACTACGTATCAGCATCAATATAAAAACGCAGGTGCTTTTTATGCGCTTATCCTGTTTATGCAAGCTGGTATGTTAACAGTATTCACTGCGCTTAACGGCTTTTTATTTTATGTGGGCTGGGAAGCGGCATTGATACCCATCTACTTTATCTGCGGTTTGTGGGGCGGCGAAAACCGCATTCGTATCACTATCAAGTTCTTTATTTACACCTTCGCGGGTTCGCTGTTCATGCTGTTAGGCCTTATCTATTTGTACATGCACAGTCCGGCAAAAACATACGAGCTGAGCAATTTAACCAGTATGGGTTTAACTAACCTGCAGCAGGCCTGGTTATTCTGGGCGTTCTTTATTGCTTTTGCAATCAAAATGCCGGTATTCCCATTCCATACCTGGCAGCCTGATACCTATACCGTATCGCCATCAGCCGGCACTATGTTGCTTTCGGGTATTATGTTAAAAATGGGTATATACGGCGTTATCCGCTGGTTGCTGCCTAACGTGCCAGTAGGCTTTTTAATATGGCAGAACATCGTGATCATATTAGCGGTGATCGGTATTGTTTATGCCTCGCTGATTGCGTTTAATCAAAAAGATGGTAAACGCCTGGTGGCATATTCATCAATAGCACACGTTGGTCTAATAGCGGCGGGCATCTTTGCATACAATACCCAGGGTATGCAAGGCGCATTGATCCAAATGATAAACCACGGTGTTAACGTAGTCGGGTTGTTCTTTGTGTGGGACATCATCAGCCGCAGGTTAAACACGCGCGATATCAGTTTGATGGGCGGCATTGCCAAGGTGGCGCCTCAGTTTGCTATAGCATTTTTGATTATCACCCTCGGAACAGTTGCCCTGCCATTAACCAATGGTTTTATCGGTGAGTTTTTATTGTTAAAGGCGGTATTTAATTACAATATATGGATAGCTGCTGTTGCTGGCTTGACCATCATATTCGGAGCGGTGTATATGCTGCGCATGTACAAGCAGGTAATGCATGGCGAAACCAATGAATTGACTGCCCTGTTTACGGATATTACAGGTACCGAAAAACTGGTTTTAGGAATTATATGTACGCTCATCATTGTGTTGGGCGTATATCCGCAACCATTATTACACATATCCGAAGCAGCAGTTAACACCCTGCTTGCCGATATTAGTCAGAAAGTATCGGCAATGACGAGTAAGTAA
- a CDS encoding NADH-quinone oxidoreductase subunit N, with amino-acid sequence MTTLIIISVLALVVLYLGLFKANNVILPVTVLVLLSAFCTAAAEWNTNAQPIFSGMMLFDRFAVAFSGITILSTILILLLSKGYFEKISSHVAEYYAIILFALAGIIVMVSFHNMVMLFIGIEIMSVSLYILAGIRKNDFASNEAALKYFLMGAFSTGFLLFGITLIYGASGSFNLEAIRNYVIENPRQISPLFYTGLLLVIVGMCFKVGAAPFHFWTPDVYEGAPTLITTFMSTVVKTAGFAAFLRLFSACFATLSDFWTPVLLGITILTLFIGNITALYQQSFKRMLAFSSISHAGYLLFAIVALGSASASSVFVYASAYSVASIIAFAALILVHRQSGSDSFDSFNGLASKNPFLAFTLTVAMLSLAGIPLTAGFIGKFFMFSEALNKYQIWLVVLAVVNAIISIFYYFRVIIAMYFRTTDRSEVAVPAYYTFVLGLSAVITIVIGVYPALISDLI; translated from the coding sequence ATGACCACCTTAATAATAATATCTGTTTTAGCCCTTGTGGTTTTATACTTAGGACTTTTCAAGGCGAACAATGTAATATTACCGGTAACGGTGTTAGTACTGCTTTCGGCTTTTTGCACAGCAGCGGCCGAATGGAATACTAACGCTCAGCCTATATTTTCGGGCATGATGTTGTTTGACAGGTTCGCTGTTGCCTTCTCTGGGATCACCATACTTTCCACAATATTGATTTTACTGCTTTCAAAAGGTTACTTTGAAAAGATTAGCAGCCACGTGGCAGAGTATTACGCTATTATATTATTTGCTTTGGCAGGTATCATCGTAATGGTATCATTCCACAATATGGTGATGCTGTTTATCGGTATCGAGATCATGTCCGTAAGTTTATATATTCTGGCAGGTATCCGTAAAAACGACTTTGCATCCAACGAGGCAGCTTTAAAATATTTCCTGATGGGAGCCTTTTCAACCGGTTTCCTGTTGTTTGGTATAACGTTGATCTACGGCGCTTCAGGTTCATTCAACCTGGAAGCGATCCGCAATTATGTTATTGAAAACCCGAGACAGATCAGTCCGCTGTTTTATACCGGCCTGTTGCTGGTTATAGTAGGTATGTGCTTCAAGGTGGGTGCCGCGCCTTTTCATTTCTGGACTCCGGACGTATACGAAGGCGCACCTACGCTGATTACCACCTTTATGTCGACCGTGGTGAAAACAGCCGGGTTCGCCGCATTCCTGCGTTTGTTTTCTGCATGCTTCGCCACCCTGTCTGATTTTTGGACGCCAGTGTTATTGGGTATCACTATTCTTACACTATTTATAGGCAATATAACTGCCCTTTATCAGCAGAGCTTTAAGCGTATGCTGGCATTTTCCAGCATCTCGCATGCCGGTTACCTGCTGTTTGCTATCGTAGCATTGGGCTCGGCGTCTGCAAGCTCCGTATTTGTTTACGCGTCGGCTTACTCGGTAGCCTCAATCATCGCTTTCGCCGCGTTAATACTGGTGCACCGCCAAAGCGGTTCAGATAGTTTTGACAGCTTTAACGGGCTGGCCTCAAAAAATCCGTTTTTGGCGTTTACGCTAACCGTAGCCATGTTATCATTGGCAGGTATTCCTTTAACCGCGGGCTTCATCGGTAAATTTTTTATGTTTTCTGAAGCATTGAATAAATACCAGATATGGCTGGTGGTGCTTGCGGTTGTTAACGCCATAATCAGTATCTTCTATTATTTCAGGGTTATTATAGCGATGTATTTCCGTACAACCGACAGGAGCGAGGTAGCCGTACCGGCTTACTATACCTTTGTTTTGGGCTTATCTGCGGTAATCACTATCGTGATAGGGGTTTATCCGGCGTTGATATCTGATCTGATTTGA
- a CDS encoding NADH-quinone oxidoreductase subunit I: protein MESLSNRKKVLEVKPLNIWERAYLPAIFKGLAITMKHFFKKPVTIKYPEQKREFSENFRGMHSLKRDEDGRERCTACGLCALSCPAEAITMTAAERQKGEENLYREEKYAAVYEINMLRCIFCGLCEEACPKEAIYLDGDIVPADYLRKDFIYGKDKLVEAPLNQ from the coding sequence ATGGAATCATTAAGCAATAGAAAAAAAGTACTTGAAGTAAAGCCGCTCAATATTTGGGAGCGCGCTTATTTGCCTGCTATTTTTAAAGGGCTGGCAATTACGATGAAGCACTTTTTTAAGAAACCGGTGACCATCAAATACCCGGAGCAAAAACGTGAGTTCTCTGAAAACTTCAGGGGTATGCACTCGCTAAAGCGTGATGAGGATGGTCGTGAGCGTTGTACAGCCTGTGGTTTGTGCGCGCTATCATGCCCGGCAGAGGCTATCACCATGACGGCTGCCGAACGCCAGAAAGGTGAGGAGAACCTTTATCGTGAAGAAAAGTACGCTGCCGTTTACGAGATCAATATGCTGCGCTGTATTTTTTGCGGATTATGCGAGGAGGCCTGCCCTAAAGAAGCTATCTACCTGGATGGTGATATTGTACCGGCCGATTACCTGCGCAAGGATTTTATTTATGGTAAGGATAAATTAGTGGAAGCGCCCTTAAACCAATAA
- a CDS encoding DUF4159 domain-containing protein, whose protein sequence is MKKGLLWLGVISGVALLAAFNAPTYKIGRVKYNGGGDWYGDRTALQNLIKFCNTNLKTNFQAEEEIVEVGSAQLFDYPFVFLTGHGNVIFSAQEAQNMRKYLTGGGFLHIDDNYGLDKFIRPQMKKVFPELDFVELPLNHPVFHQKYELPNGLPKVHEHDNKRPQAFGLIYKGKLVCFYSYESDLGNGWEDYGTYPGDSQETRLKALKMGANLVQYAFTK, encoded by the coding sequence ATGAAAAAGGGATTGCTATGGTTGGGTGTTATAAGTGGTGTGGCATTGCTTGCAGCTTTTAACGCGCCTACTTATAAAATAGGGCGTGTAAAGTATAACGGTGGCGGCGATTGGTATGGCGACCGTACAGCTTTGCAAAACCTCATCAAATTTTGCAACACAAATCTTAAAACCAATTTTCAGGCTGAAGAGGAAATTGTAGAAGTAGGTAGTGCGCAATTGTTTGATTACCCCTTCGTATTCCTGACCGGGCACGGCAACGTGATCTTTTCGGCACAGGAAGCACAAAACATGCGCAAATATTTAACCGGCGGCGGCTTTTTGCATATTGATGATAATTACGGGCTTGACAAATTTATCCGTCCGCAAATGAAAAAGGTTTTCCCCGAGCTGGATTTTGTAGAGTTGCCCTTAAATCACCCGGTATTTCACCAGAAATATGAACTGCCTAACGGCTTGCCTAAGGTACATGAACACGACAATAAAAGACCGCAGGCATTCGGCCTGATCTACAAAGGCAAACTTGTGTGTTTTTACTCCTACGAAAGCGATTTAGGCAACGGCTGGGAGGATTATGGAACGTACCCCGGCGATAGCCAGGAAACGCGCCTGAAAGCGCTTAAAATGGGCGCTAACCTGGTGCAGTATGCCTTCACTAAGTAG
- a CDS encoding inorganic diphosphatase: MSTQHPWHQVSAGKNVPEVVSAIIEIPKGSKAKYEIDKDSGLLKLDRVLFSSVMYPANYGFIPQTYCDDKDPLDILVICSVDVYPMSIIEAKVIGVMHMVDNGEQDDKIIAVAANDMSVNYINDISELPPHTMKEIVRFFQDYKTLEGKNVTIEKWLGVSYAHKVITESIELYQSTFPVYQ, encoded by the coding sequence ATGAGTACTCAACACCCATGGCACCAGGTATCAGCTGGTAAAAATGTTCCGGAAGTAGTAAGCGCGATCATCGAGATACCAAAAGGCTCGAAAGCGAAATACGAAATAGATAAAGATTCAGGTTTGTTAAAGCTTGACCGTGTACTGTTTTCATCAGTAATGTACCCTGCTAATTACGGCTTTATTCCACAAACTTATTGTGATGATAAAGATCCGCTGGATATATTGGTAATTTGCTCTGTTGACGTTTACCCGATGTCGATCATCGAGGCTAAAGTTATCGGTGTAATGCACATGGTTGATAATGGCGAGCAGGATGACAAGATCATAGCCGTTGCCGCTAACGATATGTCGGTAAACTACATCAACGATATTTCTGAACTGCCGCCGCATACTATGAAAGAGATCGTTCGTTTCTTCCAGGATTACAAAACCCTTGAAGGCAAAAACGTAACCATCGAAAAATGGCTTGGCGTAAGTTATGCACATAAGGTAATAACGGAAAGCATTGAGCTTTACCAGAGTACCTTTCCTGTTTACCAATAA
- the nuoL gene encoding NADH-quinone oxidoreductase subunit L: MDKYIWLIPLLPLAGFVINGLGRNALPKNLIGAIGSLLVLVSFGLSVTTFFQIKSSGVPINVELYNWFTVGNLNVSFAFLIDQLSAIMLLIITGVGFLIHLYSIGYMHHDKGFGKFFAYLNLFVFFMLLLVMGSNYLVMFIGWEGVGLCSYLLIGFWFNNPSYADAAKKAFVMNRIGDLGFLIAVFLIFNTFGSISFADVFSKAAAMQSGDSTILLITLLLFVGATGKSAQIPLFTWLPDAMAGPTPVSALIHAATMVTAGIYMIARSNILFTLAPVTLEVISIVGMATAAFAALIALTQTDIKKVLAYSTVSQLGYMFLGLGVGAYTGAFFHVLTHAFFKALLFLGAGSVIHGMSNEQDMRKMGGLRGKLPVTFYTMLIGTIAIAGIPPFAGFFSKDEILAHAFEHSTTLYVLGVITAGLTSFYMFRMMFLTFYGKFRGTHEQEHHLHESPATMTIPLIVLAILSIVGGFIGVPEVLGGHHELGAFLAPVFEPSAKLTGEAHHLSHNIEYILMGVSVGAALIALLYAYTKYLSGKHVPVADNEERHVLAKLSYHKFYVDELYDFLVRRPLDALSVFFYKVVDLLGIDGLVNGLGKGSVEASKGLRLLQTGNVGFYIFMMVIGIVAVLLYGYTLIN; the protein is encoded by the coding sequence ATGGACAAATACATCTGGCTTATTCCTTTACTACCGTTAGCCGGTTTTGTTATAAACGGGCTTGGGCGTAATGCTTTGCCTAAAAATTTAATCGGCGCTATCGGCAGCCTGTTGGTGCTGGTATCATTTGGGTTAAGCGTGACTACCTTTTTCCAGATCAAGTCATCAGGTGTACCTATTAATGTGGAACTGTACAATTGGTTCACGGTAGGCAACCTGAATGTATCGTTCGCTTTTCTGATCGACCAATTGAGCGCCATTATGCTGCTCATCATCACGGGTGTAGGCTTTTTGATCCATTTATATTCTATCGGCTATATGCACCATGATAAAGGCTTTGGTAAGTTTTTCGCTTACTTAAACTTATTCGTGTTTTTTATGCTGTTGCTGGTAATGGGCTCCAACTACTTGGTTATGTTTATCGGCTGGGAAGGCGTGGGCTTGTGCTCATACCTACTGATCGGTTTCTGGTTCAATAACCCAAGCTATGCCGATGCCGCTAAAAAAGCGTTTGTAATGAACCGCATTGGCGATTTGGGTTTCCTAATCGCAGTGTTCCTGATATTCAATACGTTTGGCAGCATCAGCTTCGCGGATGTATTCAGCAAGGCTGCTGCCATGCAGTCGGGTGATAGTACCATTCTACTAATTACGTTGCTGCTGTTTGTAGGCGCTACCGGCAAATCGGCACAAATACCCTTATTTACCTGGCTGCCAGACGCGATGGCCGGTCCAACCCCAGTATCGGCGCTGATTCACGCCGCGACAATGGTTACTGCAGGTATCTATATGATAGCCCGCTCAAATATTTTGTTTACGCTGGCGCCGGTGACTTTAGAAGTCATCTCTATTGTTGGTATGGCAACCGCTGCATTCGCCGCGCTTATAGCCCTTACACAAACCGATATAAAAAAGGTACTGGCTTATTCAACCGTATCGCAATTGGGTTATATGTTTTTAGGTTTAGGCGTTGGTGCTTATACCGGTGCTTTTTTCCACGTGTTAACGCACGCTTTCTTCAAAGCATTGTTGTTCCTTGGTGCCGGTTCGGTTATCCACGGCATGAGCAACGAGCAGGATATGCGTAAAATGGGCGGATTGCGCGGGAAACTACCGGTTACGTTTTACACCATGCTTATTGGTACTATCGCTATAGCGGGTATACCGCCGTTCGCGGGTTTCTTTTCAAAGGACGAAATACTGGCGCATGCTTTTGAGCATAGCACCACATTATATGTTTTAGGCGTTATCACTGCAGGGTTAACCTCATTCTATATGTTCCGTATGATGTTTCTTACGTTCTACGGAAAATTCCGCGGCACGCATGAACAGGAGCACCATTTGCATGAGTCACCCGCTACCATGACCATCCCGCTTATAGTATTAGCTATCCTTTCAATAGTAGGTGGGTTTATCGGCGTGCCTGAAGTATTGGGCGGTCACCATGAACTGGGCGCATTTCTGGCACCGGTTTTTGAGCCATCAGCAAAACTTACCGGCGAGGCGCATCATCTGTCGCACAACATCGAGTATATCTTGATGGGGGTGTCAGTTGGTGCGGCTTTAATTGCATTGCTGTATGCGTATACTAAGTATTTAAGCGGTAAGCATGTTCCGGTTGCTGATAACGAGGAACGCCATGTGCTGGCAAAACTGTCATACCATAAATTCTATGTTGATGAGTTATATGACTTCCTGGTTCGCCGTCCATTGGATGCTCTTTCGGTATTCTTTTACAAGGTTGTTGATCTGCTGGGTATTGATGGCCTGGTAAACGGCCTCGGCAAAGGCTCAGTTGAAGCAAGTAAAGGCCTGCGCCTGTTGCAAACGGGCAATGTAGGTTTCTATATATTTATGATGGTTATAGGTATTGTGGCAGTGCTGCTATACGGTTACACCTTAATTAATTAA
- a CDS encoding 16S rRNA (uracil(1498)-N(3))-methyltransferase yields the protein MHLFYTPDIQPSVKQYFLNEEESKHCARVLRLNVGDEIQLIDGRGGFYVARIKDAHPKRTILDIVSVNEKYQQRNHYLHIAVAPTKNIERLEWFLEKATEIGIDEISLIICQRSERKEARVDRLNRIITSAVKQSIKAYHPVLNEPIPFAKFISAGLSGHGFIAHCNPGAKASLKSVLETGSKNTILIGPEGDFTENEVVAALNAGYKAITLGESRLRTETAALEACFEVNFLNRL from the coding sequence ATGCATCTGTTCTATACACCCGATATTCAGCCTTCGGTAAAGCAATACTTTTTAAACGAAGAGGAAAGCAAGCATTGCGCACGTGTGCTACGTCTTAACGTTGGCGATGAGATACAGTTGATTGATGGCCGGGGCGGGTTTTATGTAGCCCGTATTAAGGATGCACACCCTAAGCGTACCATACTGGATATAGTTTCGGTAAACGAAAAATACCAGCAGCGCAATCATTACCTGCATATCGCGGTAGCTCCCACAAAGAATATTGAGCGGCTGGAATGGTTCCTTGAGAAAGCCACAGAAATAGGAATTGATGAAATATCGCTCATCATCTGCCAGCGCTCCGAGCGTAAAGAAGCACGGGTTGACCGGCTTAACCGCATCATTACTTCAGCAGTAAAGCAATCCATCAAAGCCTATCACCCGGTTTTAAATGAGCCCATTCCTTTTGCTAAATTCATCTCCGCTGGATTAAGCGGACATGGTTTTATTGCGCACTGTAACCCCGGCGCTAAAGCGTCGCTTAAGTCGGTACTTGAAACCGGTAGTAAAAACACCATCCTGATTGGCCCGGAAGGTGACTTTACCGAAAACGAGGTGGTTGCCGCTTTAAATGCCGGTTATAAAGCCATAACTTTAGGTGAGAGCCGCCTGCGTACCGAGACGGCTGCTTTAGAAGCCTGCTTTGAGGTGAACTTTTTGAACCGACTATGA
- a CDS encoding DedA family protein, with amino-acid sequence MENIWDNLQSLTDANTIIGFGFYVLLVVVFAETGLFFGFFLPGDYLLFMAGIFCAAGKLPVDISMLVLSLAIAGILGNYVGYWFGYRTGPLLYKRKDSWFFKKRYVKVAEDFYHKYGGTALILGRFFPIIRTFAPIFAGVVKVSFKQFTLYNITGSVLWVSTLTLAGYFLGRNYPEIENYLQYVILAFLVITTAPLIFAFVKKKLISGKSVKENEIDNKDIQE; translated from the coding sequence ATGGAAAACATTTGGGATAACCTGCAAAGTTTAACTGATGCCAATACCATAATCGGTTTTGGCTTTTACGTTTTACTTGTAGTGGTTTTTGCCGAAACGGGCCTGTTCTTCGGTTTCTTTCTGCCCGGCGATTACCTGTTGTTTATGGCAGGTATATTTTGCGCGGCGGGTAAGTTACCTGTTGATATCAGCATGCTGGTTTTATCATTGGCAATTGCGGGTATTTTAGGCAACTACGTAGGCTACTGGTTTGGCTACCGAACGGGGCCTTTATTGTACAAACGCAAGGATTCATGGTTCTTTAAAAAGCGTTATGTAAAGGTTGCCGAGGATTTTTATCATAAATATGGCGGTACTGCGCTTATTTTAGGCAGATTTTTTCCGATAATCAGAACTTTTGCGCCTATCTTTGCAGGAGTTGTTAAGGTAAGTTTTAAACAGTTCACCCTATACAATATAACGGGCAGCGTTTTATGGGTGAGCACACTTACATTGGCAGGTTATTTTTTAGGCAGGAATTATCCTGAAATAGAAAATTATTTGCAGTATGTTATTTTAGCATTCCTGGTAATAACAACGGCCCCCCTGATATTTGCTTTCGTGAAAAAGAAACTTATTAGCGGTAAAAGCGTTAAAGAAAACGAAATTGATAATAAAGATATACAAGAATAA
- the nuoK gene encoding NADH-quinone oxidoreductase subunit NuoK: MESFTNAIQSVPLNHYILLSAIIFTIGVIGVLLRRNAIIIFMSVELMLNAVNLLLTAFSVYRGDAAGQVFVFFIMALAAAEVAIGLAIIVMIYRNTNSLDINVLNRLKW; the protein is encoded by the coding sequence ATGGAAAGCTTTACTAACGCTATACAATCAGTGCCGCTTAACCATTATATTTTGTTAAGCGCCATCATATTTACCATAGGGGTAATTGGCGTATTACTGCGCCGCAATGCCATCATCATTTTTATGTCGGTTGAGCTGATGCTTAACGCGGTTAACCTGCTGCTTACCGCATTCTCGGTGTACCGGGGTGATGCTGCAGGGCAGGTGTTCGTATTTTTTATTATGGCGCTGGCCGCTGCCGAGGTAGCTATCGGGCTGGCCATCATCGTAATGATCTACCGTAACACCAACTCACTGGATATTAATGTGCTGAACAGGCTGAAATGGTAA
- a CDS encoding hemolysin family protein produces the protein MDPGLELEISGFKIIFTFFLVLLNGFFVAAEFAMVRVRGSQIEIKAKSGSQAAKVARGIMHNLDGYLAATQLGITLASLGLGWAGESVMTAVMLNLFSWLGFTITSSWIINSSHVAAFAIITILHIVFGELAPKSLAIQKSVRTVMAISWPLRFFYVFFRPLIWLLNGFANFILRLLGIITVHGESHHSSEELQYLLEQGKESGALDSNEHELIQNVFEFNERVVKNIMVPRTKISGIDIETDRQELLETLIEEGYSRMPVYEEVIDKIVGIVHTKDILPLLVKGEDINLKEIIRKPYFVPETKKINDLMAELQQKRMQIAIVLDEFGGTAGMVTLEDIVEELVGEIQDEYDEEKPIVEEVNEREFIVNALASIYDVNEHLPHDLPEDGDYDTVSGWLGDLFGKIPDVGEQKEANGYNITVLKKSDQNIESVKLELLINDEDTVDLH, from the coding sequence ATGGACCCCGGACTCGAACTTGAAATTAGCGGTTTTAAAATAATCTTTACCTTTTTCCTGGTATTGTTAAACGGATTTTTTGTTGCAGCAGAATTTGCAATGGTAAGAGTCCGTGGTTCACAAATTGAAATAAAAGCTAAGTCAGGCAGCCAGGCGGCAAAAGTAGCCCGTGGCATTATGCACAATCTCGATGGTTACTTAGCAGCCACACAGTTAGGTATTACCTTAGCTTCTTTAGGTTTAGGCTGGGCCGGTGAATCAGTAATGACGGCTGTAATGTTAAACCTCTTTTCGTGGTTAGGCTTCACCATTACTTCATCCTGGATCATTAATTCGAGCCATGTAGCTGCTTTTGCTATAATTACAATATTGCATATAGTTTTTGGTGAACTTGCGCCCAAATCGTTAGCAATACAAAAATCGGTTCGCACGGTAATGGCTATATCATGGCCGTTAAGATTTTTTTACGTTTTCTTCAGGCCATTGATATGGCTGCTTAATGGCTTCGCTAATTTTATACTGCGTTTGTTAGGTATTATAACAGTACATGGCGAAAGCCATCACAGCTCTGAAGAATTACAATACCTGCTTGAACAAGGCAAGGAGTCAGGCGCCTTGGATAGTAATGAGCATGAGCTGATCCAGAATGTGTTCGAGTTTAACGAGCGTGTGGTTAAGAACATCATGGTGCCCCGTACCAAAATATCAGGTATCGATATTGAGACAGATCGTCAGGAACTACTCGAAACCCTTATTGAAGAAGGTTACTCACGCATGCCGGTGTACGAGGAAGTGATTGACAAGATTGTGGGCATTGTTCACACCAAAGATATATTGCCCTTGCTGGTGAAGGGTGAGGATATCAACCTTAAGGAAATTATACGTAAGCCATACTTTGTTCCGGAAACCAAGAAGATCAATGATCTGATGGCCGAGCTGCAGCAAAAGCGTATGCAAATAGCCATTGTGCTCGACGAGTTTGGCGGTACCGCCGGTATGGTTACACTTGAGGACATCGTAGAGGAGCTGGTAGGAGAGATACAGGACGAGTACGACGAAGAAAAACCTATAGTTGAGGAAGTGAACGAACGGGAATTTATTGTAAATGCCCTTGCTTCTATATACGATGTTAACGAACACTTGCCGCATGATTTGCCTGAGGACGGCGATTATGATACGGTTTCAGGCTGGCTGGGCGACTTGTTTGGTAAAATACCGGATGTGGGCGAACAGAAAGAAGCGAATGGCTATAACATCACCGTACTCAAAAAATCCGACCAGAACATTGAGTCGGTAAAGCTTGAACTGCTGATAAATGATGAAGATACCGTAGATTTGCATTAA